A genomic segment from Vicugna pacos chromosome 17, VicPac4, whole genome shotgun sequence encodes:
- the LOC140686626 gene encoding uncharacterized protein: protein MFCCVPTPRGRGPRKARSEGLGQRCRRWLGSHPRRLWPFGHRDPKSRTLQEPLDQDTHASSPSEGPLHASQGQHQLRVSLHTEGSPPPRRPPPQKPPRRHARVLPAADRQLSRPGSDLEQLPGSQVEDQEPTEAQPQVTDPEQAGAGEDARDQNQDHQDPAGDPELPPAAPAASAAPAANAAPEDPAAPAAPDDPAAPAAPEAPAAPAASKGPEDAAPAAGTLGHGEPVQASPAPGAEPLCAHPHLLLHNPTMNPLPHPTLTSIPLK, encoded by the exons atgttctgctgcgtcccaacaccccgaggccgcggcccccggaaggcccgcagcgagggcctgggccagcggtgccggcgctggctcggctctcaccccaggcgcctctggccttttggccacagggacccaaag agccggacactgcaggagccgctggatcaggacacccacgcctcctccccgagcgaggggccgctgcacgcttctcagggccagcaccagctccgggtgagtctgcacacggaggggtccccgccaccgcgacggcctcctccccagaaaccgcccaggcgtcacgccagggtcctgcccgcggctgacaggcagctcagcagacccggctctgacctggagcagctccctgggagtcaggtggaggaccaggagcccaccgaggcacagccccaag tcacagatccagagcaggcgggggcaggggaagatgccagagaccaaaaccaggaccatcaggatccagcgggagaccccgagctccctcctgctgctcctgcagcttctgcagctccagcagctaacgctgctcctgaagatcctgccgctcctgctgctcctgacgatcccgcagctcctgctgctcctgaagctcccgcagctcctgctgcttccaaaggtcctgaagatgctgcacctgcagctggaacgctgggccacggagagccagttcaggcgtcaccagcccctggggctgagcccctctgcgcccacccacaccttcttcttcacaatcccaccatgaatcccctcccgcacccgaccttgacttccattcccctgaagtga
- the LOC140686627 gene encoding uncharacterized protein produces the protein MFCCVPTPRGRGPRKARSEGLGQRCRRWLGSHPRRLWPFGHRDPKSRTLQEPLDQDTHASSPSEGPLHASQGQHQLRVSLHTEGSPPPRRPPPQKPPRRHARVLPAADRQLSRPGSDLEQLPGSQVEDQEPTEAQPQVTDPEQAGAGEDARDQNQDHQDPAGDPELPPAAPAASAAPAANAAPEDPAAPAAPDDPAAPAAPEAPAAPAASKGPEDAPTPGAEMTHWA, from the exons atgttctgctgcgtcccaacaccccgaggccgcggcccccggaaggcccgcagcgagggcctgggccagcggtgccggcgctggctcggctctcaccccaggcgcctctggccttttggccacagggacccaaag agccggacactgcaggagccgctggatcaggacacccacgcctcctccccgagcgaggggccgctgcacgcttctcagggccagcaccagctccgggtgagtctgcacacggaggggtccccgccaccgcgacggcctcctccccagaaaccgcccaggcgtcacgccagggtcctgcccgcggctgacaggcagctcagcagacccggctctgacctggagcagctccctgggagtcaggtggaggaccaggagcccaccgaggcacagccccaag tcacagatccagagcaggcgggggcaggggaagatgccagagaccaaaaccaggaccatcaggatccagcgggagaccccgagctccctcctgctgctcctgcagcttctgcagctccagcagctaacgctgctcctgaagatcctgccgctcctgctgctcctgacgatcccgcagctcctgctgctcctgaagctcccgcagctcctgctgcttccaaaggtcctgaagatgct CCAACCCCAGGGGCCGAGAtgacacactgggcctga
- the LOC140686668 gene encoding uncharacterized protein has product MFCCVPTPRGRGPRKARSEGLGQRCRRWLGSHPRRLWPFGHRDPKSRTLQEPLDQDTHASSPSEGPLHASQGQHQLRVSLHTEGSPPPRRPPPQKPPRRHARVLPAADRQLSRPGSDLEQLPGSQVEDQEPTEAQPQVTDPEQAGAGEDARDQNQDHQDPAGDPELPPAAPAASAAPAANAAPEDPAAPAAPDDPAAPAAPEAPAAPAASKGPEDAAPAAGTLGHAEPVQASPAPGAEPLCAHPHLLLHNPTMNPLPHPTLTSIPLK; this is encoded by the exons atgttctgctgcgtcccaacaccccgaggccgcggcccccggaaggcccgcagcgagggcctgggccagcggtgccggcgctggctcggctctcaccccaggcgcctctggccttttggccacagggacccaaag agccggacactgcaggagccgctggatcaggacacccacgcctcctccccgagcgaggggccgctgcacgcttctcagggccagcaccagctccgggtgagtctgcacacggaggggtccccgccaccgcgacggcctcctccccagaaaccgcccaggcgtcacgccagggtcctgcccgcggctgacaggcagctcagcagacccggctctgacctggagcagctccctgggagtcaggtggaggaccaggagcccaccgaggcacagccccaag tcacagatccagagcaggcgggggcaggggaagatgccagagaccaaaaccaggaccatcaggatccagcgggagaccccgagctccctcctgctgctcctgcagcttctgcagctccagcagctaacgctgctcctgaagatcctgccgctcctgctgctcctgacgatcccgcagctcctgctgctcctgaagctcccgcagctcctgctgcttccaaaggtcctgaagatgctgcacctgcagctggaacgctgggccacgcagagccagttcaggcgtcaccagcccctggggctgagcccctctgcgcccacccgcaccttcttcttcacaatcccaccatgaatcccctcccgcacccgaccttgacttccattcccctgaagtga